From a region of the Planktothrix sp. FACHB-1365 genome:
- a CDS encoding adenylate/guanylate cyclase domain-containing protein, whose product MTILGINKFNNKWLDLSEIFAVVIATILALSLVLGIYYLGWLQPLELVAYDQMVRLRPTLMADPRLVVIGITEEDIQVFNRWPLSDEVIARLLEKLLQDQPKVIGLDLYRDIRYEPGHEQLRQQFKTSDNIIVINSLGYSETKGIPAPPNIPPEQVGFNDLLLDPDNVIRRNLMFADASDTTLYSFSLRLALHYLLAQNITPNNNPQNPNVIQWGKAEFFPLSHDSGGYQTIDDQGYQILLNYRSANDGAKLISLTKFLYGTLPKNSIKDKIVLIGTVAPSGKDLFVTPFSPAEKKALKMPGVLVHAQMVSQILDAVLGERPLFIFWSPWGELLWICSWGLIGATLSWSSRNVWIITLGNPGLITVLCGLSFFLFLHQRWVPTTTPALAFLFTSATVIGYRAFQAQRQQQIVMRLLGQNTSPEVANALWNSRDRLLADGKLPGEKLIATILFSDIKNFSTVSEQMLPETLMEWLNEYLSVLTQCVQAHHGIINKFTGDGIMAAFGVPVARRTEAAIAQDAYEAVACALEIEDRLKQLNQDWKSRNFPEIAMRIGIFTGPIVAGSLGGKERLEYGLLGDSVNIASRLESCLKDRQSSLCRILIASQTLQYIDKSFEVESWGPMPLKGKQEMVDIYRVIGYKEASQYPPKN is encoded by the coding sequence GTGACTATTCTGGGAATTAATAAATTTAACAATAAGTGGCTTGATCTATCAGAGATCTTTGCTGTTGTCATAGCCACAATTCTTGCGTTGTCTTTAGTTTTAGGAATTTATTATTTAGGTTGGTTACAACCGTTAGAATTAGTTGCTTATGACCAAATGGTACGATTACGCCCGACTTTAATGGCTGACCCCCGATTAGTGGTGATTGGCATTACAGAAGAAGATATTCAAGTCTTTAACCGTTGGCCCCTTTCCGATGAAGTCATTGCTCGATTATTAGAAAAATTATTACAAGATCAACCGAAAGTTATTGGTTTAGATTTGTATCGTGATATTCGATATGAACCCGGACATGAGCAACTTCGCCAACAATTTAAAACCTCTGATAATATTATCGTCATTAATAGTTTAGGTTATAGTGAAACCAAGGGAATCCCTGCACCCCCAAATATTCCCCCTGAACAAGTTGGTTTTAATGATTTATTGCTTGATCCTGATAATGTAATTCGTCGGAATTTAATGTTTGCTGATGCCTCCGATACAACTCTTTATTCCTTTTCCTTAAGATTAGCTCTGCACTATTTATTAGCTCAAAACATTACACCGAATAACAACCCCCAGAACCCGAATGTCATTCAATGGGGAAAAGCCGAATTTTTTCCCTTATCCCATGATTCCGGGGGCTATCAAACCATTGATGATCAAGGATATCAAATTCTCTTAAATTATCGCTCTGCTAATGATGGCGCAAAACTAATTAGTCTCACCAAATTTTTATACGGAACACTGCCTAAAAATTCGATTAAAGATAAAATTGTGTTAATTGGGACAGTGGCTCCCAGTGGTAAAGATTTATTTGTTACCCCCTTTAGTCCGGCGGAAAAAAAAGCCCTCAAAATGCCGGGAGTTCTCGTCCATGCTCAAATGGTTAGCCAAATTTTAGATGCGGTTTTAGGGGAGCGACCCTTATTTATTTTTTGGTCACCTTGGGGAGAATTGTTATGGATTTGTAGTTGGGGATTAATTGGCGCAACTTTATCTTGGTCAAGTCGTAATGTCTGGATTATTACATTAGGAAATCCCGGTTTAATCACCGTTTTATGTGGGTTAAGTTTTTTCTTGTTCCTTCATCAGCGTTGGGTTCCAACGACCACTCCCGCTTTAGCCTTTCTCTTTACCAGTGCAACCGTTATCGGATATCGAGCCTTTCAAGCCCAACGCCAACAACAAATTGTGATGCGATTATTAGGACAAAATACCTCGCCGGAAGTCGCTAATGCGTTATGGAATAGTCGGGATCGTTTATTAGCTGATGGTAAGTTACCCGGTGAAAAATTAATTGCGACTATTCTGTTTAGTGATATTAAAAATTTTAGTACGGTTTCTGAACAAATGCTCCCAGAAACCTTAATGGAATGGTTAAATGAATATTTATCGGTTTTAACCCAATGTGTACAAGCTCATCATGGAATTATTAATAAGTTTACTGGGGATGGAATTATGGCAGCCTTTGGGGTTCCCGTAGCTCGGAGAACTGAAGCAGCGATTGCTCAAGATGCTTATGAAGCAGTCGCCTGTGCATTAGAAATTGAAGATCGTTTAAAACAGTTAAATCAAGATTGGAAAAGTCGAAATTTCCCGGAAATAGCCATGCGAATTGGGATTTTTACAGGCCCAATTGTGGCTGGAAGTTTGGGCGGAAAAGAACGCTTAGAATATGGTTTATTAGGAGATAGTGTTAATATTGCCTCTCGTTTAGAAAGTTGCCTAAAAGATCGACAATCGAGTCTTTGTCGGATTTTAATTGCCTCCCAAACCTTACAATATATTGACAAGAGTTTTGAGGTGGAATCTTGGGGGCCAATGCCGCTTAAAGGAAAACAAGAAATGGTGGATATTTATCGGGTGATTGGCTATAAAGAAGCATCTCAATATCCTCCAAAAAATTAA